The following DNA comes from Cyprinus carpio isolate SPL01 chromosome A4, ASM1834038v1, whole genome shotgun sequence.
gtgtgtaagtgtgtgagtgtctgtgggTCAGAGATGCTGTAGAAAGACAGAGTGCTGGCCAATAcgtccacatacactcctactctCTTAGAGAAGCCTGAAGAGATATGGATATCAGTTCTCTTATTATTGTGAAAGACAGCGAATCGGTTATCAGAGCACTCCAGACTCCAGGACTTCTCACTAGATTCAAACCGACAGTCATAACTTCCTTTTCTGCTTATTCCTTTATATGTCACTGATATAACTCCACATCCACTCCATtcagcctcccagtaacagcggTCAGACAGACTCTCTCGACACAAAACCTGAAGACactcatcaaatctgtctggatgatcaggatatgaCTGATACTCTTCCACAAGTGTCACCTTTCTGTTATTCTCAGACAGAATGAGAcgagtgtttgctgtgtttggatccagtgtgagaaaacgggcatctgaacacaagaagaattacatttttaatacaacaaCAAATCTCTAAAGGGGTGTGTGGGGGTGTATGTGTGTAGACATACATTTGTGTAGACCTGCTGAAAGCCGAAactctcctccatgatccacactataaaaaacacagtttcacattttgcacatttaacattattatgagtaaaatataaacaaagaaataaaaacaactaaatattctCTCATGCACAGTTATACACATTCATGACAACACATTCAAATGTTAATCAGAGTACAAATTTACCCTACAAAATCCACCAGCCTTTAATTTTTTGGTTAAAGCTGCCTGATGAATTTTGAtgtgatgttaaaataaaaaagagaaattgaCTTAAGTCTTTAAGTCTGTTGTAACAAATAGAAAATATGGCACGATTACCATCCTACTGAATAAGAAAGGAATTTGTCAAAAATATGACTACAAGAAGAGGTTACAACACTTAgacaatcattttattattttatttacaattattctaTTACTTAGAGCTTGAAAGTACCTAAAACAACTGATGTCAATTTGATGTATTtaggcatctgtttttttttttttaattatcatgctacagtaggtggccaaccaaaatgatcaTTCTGCCGCCACAGCCTCGTCtacaaagtgcatttgcagcttttgaccgctgagtgccactttaaccacaagttatcaaacaagcacatcaaagcacattttcgcaaatagccgtcacCTTTGCCTCaccaatgtgttacatttgaggctgcagtcagggaaaacaaattaaagaaaaacactgtagttaaaaatattatatattcacagaTAAAAGGTTTATTActtgaagttatgtgcatttctttagaacgaattcaagcaga
Coding sequences within:
- the LOC122140760 gene encoding stonustoxin subunit beta-like; translated protein: MVTEEGCRYVSSALTSNPSHLKELDLSYNHPGDSGVKLLSERLEDPNCSLDALNVDHGGEFRLSAGLHKYARFLTLDPNTANTRLILSENNRKVTLVEEYQSYPDHPDRFDECLQVLCRESLSDRCYWEAEWSGCGVISVTYKGISRKGSYDCRFESSEKSWSLECSDNRFAVFHNNKRTDIHISSGFSKRVGVYVDVLASTLSFYSISDPQTLTHLHTFTSTFTESVFAGFGVYGSSVSLCEIKNL